The following proteins are encoded in a genomic region of Candidatus Bathyarchaeota archaeon:
- a CDS encoding GDP-mannose 4,6-dehydratase, whose translation MKYKGKKILVTGGAGFIGSYIVDFLMASGASVVVFDNLSVGERKNIKKWLHNPNFTLIVGDLLKAKEIEKAVNPCELVFHLAANPEVRLGIEDPRIHFEQNIVATYNLLEAMRKSKEAKTIVFTSSSAVYGDATSLPTTENYGPLMPISLYGASKLAGESLIYSYCHTFDMQAVVYRFANIVGSRSKHGVIYDFIQKLRANPRELEVLGDGTQTKSFLLVDDCVEGLLFGLEHLHNRFELFNIGSEDRISVREVAKIVIDELGLKNVKLKFTGGVNGGRGWKGDVKHSFLAIDKIKSLGWKPRHNSKESVRLATRMIKAELESI comes from the coding sequence ATGAAATACAAAGGCAAAAAAATTTTAGTTACAGGTGGCGCCGGTTTCATAGGGAGCTATATAGTCGATTTTTTGATGGCATCTGGTGCAAGCGTTGTTGTTTTTGATAACTTAAGTGTTGGTGAACGAAAAAACATAAAAAAATGGCTTCATAATCCAAACTTCACCCTAATCGTGGGAGATCTTTTAAAGGCGAAGGAGATAGAAAAAGCCGTAAATCCCTGTGAGCTTGTTTTTCACTTGGCTGCAAACCCAGAGGTTAGGCTAGGCATCGAAGACCCACGCATACACTTTGAGCAAAACATCGTGGCTACATATAACTTGTTGGAAGCGATGAGAAAAAGCAAGGAGGCAAAAACAATTGTATTCACCTCCAGTTCTGCTGTTTACGGCGACGCAACATCATTACCGACCACTGAGAATTACGGCCCACTGATGCCAATTTCCCTGTACGGCGCATCTAAACTAGCAGGCGAGAGCCTCATATACTCTTACTGTCACACCTTTGACATGCAAGCAGTGGTCTATCGATTTGCGAATATTGTAGGATCAAGAAGCAAGCACGGCGTAATTTATGACTTTATTCAAAAATTGAGAGCTAACCCACGAGAGTTAGAAGTTCTGGGAGATGGAACGCAAACGAAGTCATTTTTACTAGTCGATGATTGTGTTGAAGGTTTACTTTTCGGCTTAGAGCATTTACATAACCGATTTGAGTTATTTAATATAGGTTCCGAGGATAGAATTAGCGTCAGAGAGGTGGCGAAGATCGTAATAGACGAACTTGGCTTGAAGAATGTTAAACTCAAATTTACTGGAGGAGTAAATGGCGGACGAGGCTGGAAAGGTGATGTTAAACATTCGTTTCTCGCAATTGACAAAATTAAATCATTAGGATGGAAACCAAGACATAACAGCAAGGAATCCGTCAGACTCGCCACACGTATGATAAAAGCGGAATTAGAATCAATCTAA
- the aspS gene encoding aspartate--tRNA(Asn) ligase, with the protein MDALENWRRTHYSSEIKPEIDKQEVTVFGWVEEIRDLGGIRFIVLRDKEGIVQVTIPRNVASDAVLAKADLLQKQFVIGVRGIVKKMEKAPRNAEIIPKEIKILNTVQHPLPLDPTGRTPADIDVRLNSRILDLRRPECQAIFRIQHVVNREIRKFLSCRGFLEVHTPKIISSATEGGAALFPIAYFEREAFLAQSPQLYKEGLVSDFEKVYEIAPFFRAEESHTTRHISEFISVDVEEAFVDATDVMRLLEDMLLHVFRVVKNECKDELKTLNHSPPSLKLPLPRYTYDQIVNELKEKGIQIPWGEDIPTPAFRTLGEIHPHFYFITDWPTKSKPFYIKPRDNAPKLCEAFDLMYSWIEVASGGTRIHDKKTIIKRLKQQGLDPKMFEYHLKTFDYGMPPHAGWGLGLARLLMVITGKENIREVVLFPRDRFRLTP; encoded by the coding sequence ATTGATGCCTTAGAAAACTGGCGTCGAACACATTATTCAAGCGAGATCAAACCGGAAATCGATAAACAAGAGGTAACTGTTTTCGGTTGGGTTGAAGAAATTCGTGACCTCGGGGGGATTCGATTTATCGTACTCAGGGATAAGGAAGGAATAGTTCAAGTCACAATTCCTCGTAACGTTGCAAGTGATGCAGTGCTAGCGAAAGCCGATTTACTACAGAAACAATTTGTCATAGGTGTACGAGGTATTGTTAAGAAAATGGAAAAAGCTCCTCGTAACGCCGAAATCATTCCAAAAGAAATTAAAATCCTCAATACAGTTCAACATCCTTTACCATTAGACCCGACAGGTCGAACTCCAGCTGACATAGATGTCCGCCTAAATTCGAGAATACTAGATCTTCGAAGACCGGAGTGCCAAGCGATTTTCCGGATACAACATGTCGTAAATAGGGAAATTAGGAAGTTCCTTTCATGTCGTGGATTCCTTGAAGTTCACACTCCAAAGATAATTTCATCCGCAACTGAAGGAGGGGCTGCACTTTTCCCGATTGCCTATTTCGAACGGGAAGCATTTCTCGCTCAAAGTCCCCAATTATACAAGGAAGGACTTGTCAGTGATTTCGAAAAAGTCTATGAAATCGCTCCCTTCTTTAGAGCTGAAGAGTCGCATACGACTAGACACATTAGCGAATTCATATCCGTCGATGTGGAAGAAGCCTTTGTTGATGCCACTGATGTGATGCGGCTATTGGAAGATATGCTTCTCCATGTCTTTCGAGTTGTTAAAAACGAGTGTAAGGATGAGTTGAAAACCCTTAATCACAGTCCTCCCAGCTTAAAATTGCCCCTTCCAAGATATACCTACGATCAAATTGTTAATGAATTAAAAGAGAAGGGGATTCAAATTCCGTGGGGAGAAGATATTCCAACACCGGCTTTCCGAACGCTTGGAGAAATTCACCCCCACTTTTATTTCATTACCGATTGGCCAACGAAATCCAAACCATTCTACATTAAACCCCGCGATAATGCTCCGAAACTCTGCGAAGCATTTGATTTAATGTATAGCTGGATTGAGGTTGCATCCGGTGGCACGCGGATCCACGACAAGAAAACCATTATAAAAAGACTGAAGCAACAGGGTCTTGATCCAAAGATGTTTGAATACCACTTAAAAACATTTGATTACGGCATGCCCCCACATGCAGGCTGGGGACTGGGGTTGGCTAGGCTGCTCATGGTAATAACGGGTAAGGAAAATATTCGTGAAGTCGTCTTGTTCCCTAGAGACCGATTTAGGTTAACTCCTTAA
- a CDS encoding Lrp/AsnC family transcriptional regulator, translating to MPQEIISGRPLRILHMLYERSRSMTTFSVQTRQSELAKELGITRQALNVHLRKLRDENYIRTGRGFIDITEKGLRVLGLSANPTFVFVKVSPRKRSDAYSTICKLPIQRVFRVAGDMDVVIIVDRDKLDEVLQQISQIEGVEDTRSYMTIEAIK from the coding sequence ATGCCCCAAGAAATTATTTCAGGTCGACCTTTACGTATTTTACATATGCTCTATGAGCGGAGTAGATCTATGACTACTTTTTCGGTCCAAACAAGACAAAGCGAACTGGCTAAAGAGCTTGGAATTACCCGTCAAGCTTTAAACGTGCACTTAAGGAAACTTCGAGATGAAAACTATATACGAACTGGTAGGGGCTTCATTGATATCACTGAAAAGGGTTTGCGCGTGCTTGGGCTATCAGCAAATCCGACTTTCGTCTTCGTTAAAGTTTCACCGAGGAAACGGTCAGACGCTTATAGTACAATCTGCAAATTACCCATTCAGCGGGTTTTTCGTGTTGCCGGAGATATGGATGTTGTAATAATCGTTGATCGTGACAAGTTGGACGAAGTTCTCCAGCAGATTTCCCAAATTGAAGGTGTAGAGGACACACGTTCGTATATGACCATAGAAGCAATCAAGTGA
- the sucC gene encoding ADP-forming succinate--CoA ligase subunit beta, which translates to MRLLEYEAKAIFSRYGIPVPRGRVASTPAGARRVAELLRKPVVVKAQVAIAGRGRAGGIKFAATPDEAEAAAASLIGRELKGFKVRRVLVEEQLKIANELFLGVTVDRVAKSYVMLASPVGGVEVEEIASKSPEKIIKLPIDPLLGLRPHKTREIAEMLGYRREKLLSLADLALRLFHVASSYDVELAEANPLAEVAEGTFCAADARMIIDDNALYRHPELEKRRPRAEADLTPREIKASEKGLSYVELDGNIGVIGNGAGLVMATLDLIRLKGGKPANFLDVGGGASAEKINAALNIVLSNPNVKVVFINILGGVTKCDEVATGIVRALQAKPRRRPIIIRLTGTHEAEGIKILQEAGLQVLRTMEDAAQRAVEIAT; encoded by the coding sequence TTGCGATTATTAGAGTATGAAGCGAAAGCCATCTTTTCTCGTTATGGAATACCAGTACCGAGGGGAAGAGTTGCTTCAACTCCTGCCGGCGCAAGACGGGTTGCAGAACTACTCCGTAAACCTGTTGTTGTGAAAGCTCAAGTGGCAATTGCAGGTCGAGGAAGGGCTGGCGGAATCAAGTTTGCAGCCACTCCTGATGAAGCAGAAGCCGCCGCGGCTAGCCTTATTGGCAGAGAACTTAAGGGTTTCAAAGTTAGGCGTGTCCTCGTTGAAGAACAGCTTAAAATCGCAAATGAACTGTTTCTTGGAGTTACAGTCGACAGAGTCGCTAAAAGTTATGTGATGTTAGCATCTCCAGTAGGTGGGGTTGAGGTCGAAGAAATTGCATCAAAAAGTCCAGAGAAAATTATTAAGCTTCCAATTGATCCGCTGCTTGGGCTTCGTCCACATAAGACTAGAGAGATTGCGGAAATGCTGGGATATCGGCGTGAAAAACTACTTTCTTTAGCTGATTTGGCACTACGGCTTTTTCATGTTGCATCCTCTTACGATGTTGAATTAGCTGAGGCAAACCCATTAGCAGAGGTGGCTGAAGGAACTTTTTGTGCGGCTGATGCTCGTATGATCATCGATGACAACGCATTGTATCGCCATCCGGAGCTTGAGAAAAGACGACCAAGGGCTGAAGCAGATCTGACTCCACGTGAAATTAAAGCTTCTGAGAAGGGGCTTTCCTATGTTGAGCTTGATGGAAACATCGGGGTTATTGGAAATGGGGCAGGCTTAGTTATGGCAACTCTTGACCTAATTAGGCTGAAGGGCGGAAAACCTGCGAATTTTTTGGATGTTGGAGGGGGAGCATCCGCCGAGAAGATTAATGCGGCGTTAAATATCGTTCTCTCAAACCCTAATGTCAAAGTTGTGTTCATTAACATTTTGGGGGGCGTTACCAAGTGTGATGAAGTTGCCACTGGTATCGTTAGGGCGCTTCAAGCTAAGCCCCGTCGAAGGCCGATAATCATTAGACTGACTGGGACACATGAGGCAGAAGGAATAAAGATTTTACAGGAAGCGGGGTTACAAGTGTTGAGGACTATGGAAGATGCAGCTCAAAGGGCGGTTGAAATCGCCACTTAG